The genomic window GCGCCCACCTGCTCATCGGGAGCACTGggctcaaggacacttcgacAGGGTCAGGAGTTgcgctcgaaccggcaaccttccaGTTGTTGGAcgactcctctacctcctgagcCATTGCCTCTAGTGAGAGAAAATGTTCACACTGACCGTGTCTGGGAAGACTTCATCAATCTCATCATGGAGCTGCTTCAGGGCGTCTGGGTTTGTGGCCAAATTGTAGAACAGAAAGTCCAGGGTTGTACTGCTGGTTTCATAGCCAGCAAGGATGAAGAGCATCGACTGAGACAAAATTTCATGATCATTCAGTCCTGCATGAAGGATATAAATAGAGGATAGTGTATAAAGGTACTGtgcatttttgttttcaatATACCTGCCATACTAATTGTCTTTTCATACATGTTGGGTTTTTCAAGAGATGTTGACAGTTACATAGCGGACCTGTACTTGTAACAAATCGTGACTTGGATGACATCACCTCTGACAGCTGTCCTGTCCTTAACTCAAACATGaaatttaaacacagaggttaTGTTACCTTTGTAACTTTCACCTCCTATACCATTGTCATCTTTCTTTGGAGTCTGAGAGTCTATCATCAGTTGTAAGAAGTCCACTCGTTTCTGAAACCAACAAAACATAGGTTATTCTttttcatccattcattcattcattcaatctttatttattctcggaggttctttgagggtagtcctcattttcagtgaagccgagattacacaGTAACAATGGAATAACAAAGAGATATAGTATAATAAATtgtggaaaataaaacaaaataaaacaaataataagaTAACCTCCATAACATTATAAAGGAGGTACGGAAAATAAAAATTcagaaaatattaataataaaataataaaataacatttacataaAACAGGTACAATTTGACATAGGAAGGTTTGTGATTACAGATCTGAATTGATTATAGGTAGTAGAGAATTAATTTTTATGTTATCCTATAAGGCAATACTGGCCTTAATGCCGATTGACATCTGTAATGAGCTGTGAGATCAGCAACAAAAGTTACATATTGCACAGTTAGGTAAAGTTAACATTCTAAACATGAAATCAGATAGAGAACTACTGAATAGGCTTCAtggtcaaatatttttttaaccaCTGAGGTCTGGTTATGTAAGAGTGACTAATGGAAATGAGCTTCAGTCATTAGTGTCACCCTATCAGGACTTAATCTCACCAACCGTGTCAGAGTTGCCCTGCTTCTCAGATCTGATGTTTTTCATGACGGCAAAAAAGAAGTCTGTCACAGATGGGGGGACAAAAGTGAAGCCCATTTTCTCCAGAATGGGTGCCATAAAGGGAAAGAAACCTGAAAATAAATGTAGTtatatacagtgcctataaaaagtattcaccaCCCTTTCCCCTTTTATTGTTTTAATAAATGGAATCTTTGTCAATTTaatttgcctttttttttacaataatttacaaaaatctCCTCTTTAATGTCGAAGTGACAGCAAATTTCTACAAAGCAATGTTAATTAATTTAACATacataatgcaaaataagtgattgcataaatattcactcACCTTAAAGTGACTGGCCTAAATCAACAGCGGTCCAGCTAATTGATGCTAATAATCTCACTATTAGTGAAATGAAGATTGCCTGAGTGCAGTGAATGTGTAGTAATATAAAGACACTTGCATCTGGAAGGTCCAGTCACTGGTCAATCAGTATTCCAAGCTATAATTCCACCATGAAGACAAACGAACACtccaaacaattaaaaaaagttATTGAAAAGCATGAGGagttggataaaaaaaaaaaaaaattcaagtgACTGAACTTCCCCATGGAGTTCAGTGAAATCCATCATTAAGGATTGTAAGGAATATGGCAAATGTGCAGATCGGCTTAGAGCAGGCCGTCACCACAAACTGTTATAACTGTTAAGAATAATGCTGAGGGAGGCCAGCAAGgcacctatgacaactctgaagAACTTAAAAGCTTCAGCAGCTGAGATGTGAGAAACTATGCATACAACAACTTTTGCCCGAGTTCTTCACGAGTGCTCTATGGCTGAGTGGCAAAGCTCTTATTAAATCTCAATTAAAATTCACCCAAAGGCATGTGGGAGATTCCAAGGTCAAATTTGCATAAAGAAGAAGGTTCGttggtctgatgagaccaaaAGTGAGCTTTTTGGCCATCAGACTAGATGCTATTTTTGGGCGGACACTGCACATCACCAAATCCCTAATTTAAGGCATGGTGGTGGTAGCATCATGCTGTGAGGATACTTCTCAACAGCAGGCCCTGGAAGGCTTGTAAAGGTAAAAGGCTGAAAAGGGCTGATCACACCTGACCCCTTTCCAACCTGACAGAGCttaagcagttttgcaaagAAAAATGGAGTAAAATTGCAGTATCAAGATGTGCAAGCCTGAGACCTATCCGCGCAGGCTCCATGCTTCAACTGCGGCCAGAGGTGCATTTACTAAATGCTGACTTGAagggggtgaatatttatgcaagtgcttattttgcattatattttTCAATTAATAAATATTACTTAGTTTAAATCTgatttcactttgacattaacaaggggatttttgtaaattattgtaaaaaagggcaaattaaattgatcaagattccatttataaaagcagcAAAAGTGGAAATATTCAAGGGGGGGTGAATATTTTTTAGGCActgtatgaaaataaataattgcaTTTGATCAGAGCGGCAGGACAAATATGAAGACCAGTAAATGTACACAGAAACTGCAAAGTGTTTTGATGTGGAAACTAGCatttcaaagtcatttctatGGACTCAcatatttgttttattattattattattattattattggaaactacactctttttcacacactttttttcatatgcTCATCCCTTGTGTACTCATACTTCTTTTTTGCATTCCAAAGTCATGGCACTGCATTTGTGAGTCTGGACATTACCTGCAATCAGGAAGTGTGGAGAGTCTGGACATTACCTGCAATCAGGAAGTGCGGGCTCAGGAAGTCGATCTTGACCATTTTCTTGATGTAGAAGACAAAGGGGTCTTTAGGGTTACTGAGGGAGTCGATGTCCACACTGAAAGCTGCGCTGGTGACCACGTCCATGCTGTAAGCGCCAAAGTACCTGGATGTACAGTGAAAACGTACAGAATTACTGAAGTCATCTCAACCCAGCCCAGCCCCACCTgtcactcactctgtctcagATGGCGTTCTTCCATCAGCACACCTCAATGCAGAGCCCTGCGTGCACTCCGGCTTACTTGTGAGTAAATTGCAACAGAATAGTTCGTCTCAAATCGAACACGAACTCCATGCACTTAACGGAAATGACGATCCCAGCCCACCAGTGCTCATCCCAGCCCACCAGTCATCCCAAGTGCTCATCCCAGCCCATCCCATCCCACCAgtcatcccatcccatcccatcatGGTATTATATAGATCTGACAAGATTATGCAGTGGTGGTggtatttcttgaatttcccctggggatcaataaagtatctatctatctatctatctatctatctatctatctatatcctTAGATATGAAATGGACCCCTCAAAATACATATTGGTATATTTTTCTGCTACAAGCTAAACAGtatttcataaataatgaggGCTTCCAACAGAATCTTCGCCTGATAATAATCTGGaagattttattttgtattctaGGACTCTGTTTTCCACCCTGATAGTTCACAGAAGCGCTCACTCTTTAGTGTCTGATGGTCTACCCAGGTCTGCATCCTTCTTCATGCTGTTCAccagggtgtgtgagtgttttttcaTGATCCCAAACATCTGATGCAGGATGACATAGAGAATTAGAGATATAGAGAAGACATGTCGCATCTTGTGATAACGTTTGTACAGTATAAAGATTCATTGTATATAACCATCAAACCATGTAATTTGACCAGACTTGAGAGAAAATGTCATAGTAATGAACACATGTATGGATGTTATAAAATATAACATTTCTGTCACTGCAATGTCTACACATTCCATTATTTTttagagaagggagggagagcgagcgagagagagagagagagagagagagagaggagagagatacacaccTCTTTCAGACGGCCACTGGTGAAAGATGGAGACAGTACACTACGGATCCTTCTCCAGTCTTCATCTTTAGCAGTAAACACGGAATCGTGCAGCTCCCCGTCAAGGCCGAAAGTCTGTAATTCAAAGCCcggttaaatgcacatgcagtgGCACCTTGATTAATCCATCAGATTGCACAATCATCTAAATCAGGGGTAGGTTATGAATTCTCTCTAAAATTATCAAATATTTCTAATCATTTTATAGTCGTTAAGCTTCAAGCTGTCCCAACACCTTAAGTTAGTGAAAATATTATACTGCACAATGCAACATGCAGAGTATGGCAAATGTTCCATATGCCTGAGGCTAAGATACAGATGTTTAAACAAATTTATTTTAAATGGTTCCAATATATTTGCGGCCCCAgacagatttattttttatttctggtaaaaaaaaatgtctcttTTAGGAGAAAAGGTCGCCAACCCCTGATCTCAATCTTCAACACTAGGATTAACGTCAATAATTGAGCTGTACATATCACTGAAGATTGATCTTCCTAGCAAGTCTGAATATTGGGCGAGATACTACTTCTTTTTACTTCCTTAGatactaggcctactttattttaaaTATCAAACACCACCTGGCACTATCTGAAAAGCTATAGAAACTAAGGATAGCACAACAGCGTCTTCTGGCATTTGGCATTataactgcaaaaaaaaaaaactgatcttACTTTTTTGGAAAAGGAAACAGGTGCCCTccttaaggggggggggggggggggggagtaggcTCTCATttctatgtttattttttatttttatttatttatttttcttttgggGATGGGGGGTATAATTTGTATGATGTCCGTCTCTGTTTTTTGTTGATTAGATTACTCTTAAAGAAACATATGACATGTTTCCAAACTAACATATTTGAAATGAATACCTATTTCTAAACCTTGCCTACTTAGATACTAGACTACCACTTATTTTAAGTATGAAATACCACCTGGTACTGATAGAGCATGTGATACATTGATCATAGTTCTTTGTGTCGTCACACACTTGACAAACCGGCAAAATTGTCAATATACACAAAGACAAGTGTACCCGTCTGTTGGTGAAATACGAGTAGCACTCCTTGACCAGGACAGTTTTGATCAAATCTGTGTCCATGATGCAAAGAATAGGCTGCCGACCCTCAAAAATTCTAGAGAGGAGATAAGAAAATAGCACAGCCCAAAAGCTATAAAAGAAATTTTCTTTAATTTCAGTAAATTGTTAATGGTATAAATCTGATTACATCAGGGGTCGTCAACTGATTGTGGTCTATTTCAATCCTTAACGTCACCTTGGCTTTTCTCAAATGTATGGGCCTACTGTATATTTCAATGAATTTGATTATTCATAAAAAACAATAATGGAAATCTAtctaaagaaaaagaaaaaaaaaacagtgcacATATTATCAGTGAATATATGGTCAGGGAACAACTGTATTGCCTTCTTCAACCACTAGATGGTAGCAGACGACAGGTGGCAAGAAACCCCTGGATTACAAAAAGTAGCTCTGACCAGGCTTTGTTGCCCAGTTTTTCAttagaggtttttttttaagactATTCAGTCGGTTAAGGTAATTTTGAATAATAGCTTTCTTACCCCCACATCCTTCCGTACGCCCGGAAACACTCTAAGTCAAAATAGTGGAAACcctaaaggaaaaaaaaaaacaccaatgaagaaatgtgtgggtgtatttacatgcacaaacaaagtGGACGCTGGTGGCCTACATGTTGCCCTTTTTGGCCAGCTTGGCCCtcggtttgtttgtttgcttgtttcccGTTGTTGATTGGCAGGTGCACCAGGAAGCAGAGCTTAGTCATGGCTAATGAGTTGTACCAGTGTGCAGTGTCTTGTACATTATAAAGgctgctctctctttttcaagAAGGACCATTATTTCTTAGGCTTTTGGATTCACACAAcaaagcacaacacaacacaacacaacaaccacTCGCTGACAGCATTCCTGCATTACTGATAATTGACTGTGACCAACAGCAACCTTATACTCTCTTTTGTGTTTCAGTTGATTAGTTTACATTTTAACCATAACCTCCCTCTTTCGCTGCATACTTGGCAGAAGGTTCCAacatcacacatacagtgcCATGACTATAAAATCTAAACTGGACATAGGGTGTGGTAATAAATGTAGAGGAATGAAGAGGTTAAAACACAAACTGACCTTTCTGTAGTTGAGCATATTTCCAAAAAATAGCACAGGTTTTGGACCAGGGATTCCCAATTTCTTGAAAACTCCATAAGGCCAGTATCCATACCTATATAAATGGCATTGTATCACTTCTTGCTAGAGCTATTTctcaataaataataataaaaaaaccaTTAGTATTTAACATGTCATTGCTCAGCGGTTAGATAAAGTTAGTTCAACTTACACCAAGAACAGTCCCAGGAACAGCAGGAGTAGCGTCCATGTCTGCGTTGATAAAAAGGACAGGTAGCTCAACATGGTAAGTGCTTCGACAGCAAGCTCTCCAAGATCATAGCACTTCTTGCTTGCTAACTGTTACAATTTAATAGTACTTTAAAactcagtgcccccccccccagatcaATCATTTATAAATGGCATGATAACTTTTACCTCCATTATCTACAGACAGCTAGTGTGGTTACTCATACGCACACTCTCTCGcgcacgtgcgcgcacacacacacacacacacacacacacgtgtctagGGACATTTGTAAATAATAGCTGGCCTGGCCCCTTCTCACTGATAAAAATCCATATTCAGTCAAACGGAAAACAAAGTAGTTTGGACCAGGCCATGCACTGCACTGGCCAATCAACAACAAAGGGCACTCCTGCTCCAACACCACCTCCAGAGAGGGTTGGGTCATTTTGATTGATCCTGGTGAAAGGTGATTGATGTTTGAGCTCAATGTTCAACGACCGTACCTTTAAACCATTCAGTCATAGACCTCACCTTTTAACCAAAGACAGTAACAACAGACAAGCAGAAATAAGTGAACATACATAAAATCTGCTGGGGGGAAGTATATATATAGAGATTGTTAGAATACATTTCTGACAAGAAATCACTCTCATAGAAACAGATACACTGAGAACAGAGCCATACAAATCACAGGTTAGTAAGTAAGAAGTTAAGTTTATATTCAAATACAGCTCATACTGCTACAAGTGTAACAACAACACGTGTCTTGTTGATGCCAAGATGTCTACTGAGGTGAGCCTGGTGTAGGGCAAGAGGACAGGTTGCCAGGCTACTGATAACTGGTGAGCTTGAGTTCTCTAAACAGTGTCTGCCAAGATAAGTGCATTTACAACTCCAGCTTCTTAGAACCATCATGTTCAGTACTAAGTCTTGCATGGCAACATATGTTACATGCACATCTCATAATGCACTTTAGCATGCAATGTAGGCCATCAACCACACAGTGTTCTTTTGAAAAAGGTGTGTCATTTATGTAAGTGTTTATGCAAGTAGGCCTAAGCCCAGATAGCAAaaggctggcggaccactgtcggtccattgggggcatagctggTGGTCTCATCGGTcaaattgcccaatattttgccactattggtctgaaatcttttttttctctttttctcatttgttcagttatactccatatataattttattattttttcataATATTCAGTTGTAGGCAGGGGATACAGTtgatgggagtcatagttgattgCAACTGACCGTTGGAATGGATGAAGTTAACTAAAGGCTCTcttatacaggtatgttttcgggtctttttaaaaaatatagttGTCACCTATCAACTAtgactgtttcctctgcccacaattGTTTCAAAACACTTCACTACAATATTTCCCAATacaataatttaaccattttaactCAACTATTTAATTACACTGTGGGTGTCCCGCAGGCGGGAAAAATTGCAGtgacccccacctccacccaacattctaaatcaattgtatgcaccatattgctatgtagcatagtaatataCACCATTTAAAAGCTTgaactcttgggaatccatatatgacaacatttttcatgtacaatctgtatagtgctttacattgtcaggttaatcttactatgtctcaattaaatttgatcaaaaatgcagaaattgaacattcatgttgttttatccaatattagttgtgcagacgtatagtccatcttatacacacccattgaaccaacaaagaaaatacaaaaatagagacttttgtgtaatcattccatattttgtgtagtcattctatatcagaacccctgatgTACATTCCAAATAatctacaagaaacctcaaagtgttacttttcatttgagaccaggactATGCATCTACACCAAGAGGTTGCCACACAGTAAgcattttattgtcagtatgcattttgggtagccaaaagtcctatggggagtttccatagggcattttacaaaacgcacgAGCATATCTTGgcaataatggtctaaagttcTCATATTTCATTCTATATGATCTACTTTGAGATACtgattcacaagacctggtagtGGCCCTTAGTTGTGTTTCcaagacaaaataaatgacCAAGAGGGCAGAATGTGGTCATTTCCAGAGATGTACAAAACCGCCTAAAAAGAAACTATCATTCTACACTTTGCAACTCTCTGACAATTCATCACACAGTCAATCTATTGGTAACAAAATAATCTACTAAGCCTCTGCTTTCAAAAGAGGTCAAGCACTTGAATATAAGTCAAAGTATGTAAAACCGGGCCATTGTTAGTAGGCAGTGTGCAATTTTGAGCAAAAACTCAAAATAGGGGGGTTAAGTGTAAAGAtttttaatatctcaaaaagtatatatTTACAAAAATGAATAAGAAAttgctcaagtgtccttttcaagacctacattacaaagtttgaacgaagtgtctacgttaaacggttgaagctgaattagacgcagaaattttgGTTAggagaataagaagaagaagaagaagacttcagataacaaagtaataataaaaagaagaagaagacttcggataacagaacagtgcattttcatgcactgtaattaaatcaatattttctGTATGTGTGGATCATATACTGGGATTCAGCGTTTGTGGACACTCAGCCTTGGGGAGTCAGTTGTGCTCCAGCTGACCGATGAGACAGTTGCAACTTGATGGGTCTCTTGGGTCCCAAAAAGCCTGTGATGCCCAACTCCATTGGTATCTAACGGGGAAGATTGGGAGAAATCATTTATTTGTTATTTCAGATTGATGCCCTCATTCAGAGACCCGCCATGGAGAGACTCCATGCCCACTGTTACAGGCTATAAACCATTTTGTTGCTAATGCAAACAACGGCCAAGTTCAAAACTCCTTCAATTAATGTAATTATGGACCCAAACAAAAGTTTAAACCATGAATAGATGATGATAGGTTGTTTCAACTCCGGATCTTTCCTTTACAGTAAGTAACTTCAGGTGGAATTACCATTGGCAACACAAGATGTTCTGGGGACAAGGGAATGACCAGATGTCTGTACATGGTTAAGAAGACAGGTGTGTGTACAGAGGCAGGTGTTCCTCTCTCACCTCGGTCTCGGCACAGGTGCTGATGGTGAATCTCTGCAGCAGCTCCACGATGGCCAACTTCATGCTGATGAGAGCGAAGCGCATCCCGATGCAGTTCCTGGGGCCGAGTCCGAACGGCATGTAGGTGTACTGGTCAATGCTCTCCTTGTTCTCCTTACTGAACCTGCATGAGGGAGAGACATGAGACAGTGGCAAAATACATGTgaagaaaaaacaaatattGGGAAAACATTTTCCAAAATGCAGGTTTTCCCCAGATACTGTTAAAAGTTTAAGTGAACTGAAAATATTAATTAAGAATTCTATTACCCTCTATAATCTCTTTTTAGACAAGTCAATTCAATaattgagctctctctctccctcacctctctgGGTTGAAGGTCTCGGGGTCGGTCCAGATTTCCGGGTCTCTGTGAAGAGCGTAGGTGGGCACCATGACAATGGCACCCTTAGGGATGATGACACCGCCGACGTCCACGGTCTTCTTGCAGACTCTATCAATTCGAGGAACAGGTGGGTACAGACGCAACGACTCATTTATCACACAGTCCAGATACTCCATCTGCATCAGGGCTTCATACTGGACTTCAGCCTGGACAGAGATGGGAGCGGTTCTCACAATCCGACCAAAACGTTTGtcatattccacacacacacatacacacacagacacacaaatacacacacacaaatactatgTAACCAGGGCTAAACCCCAGAACACAAGGTGTCAGCAGTTTGAAGGAGGATAGAGACCTGCAGACTATTGTGGAAGCTCCCAGGCAACTTTATTATAGCAACGTTTCGACACGTGAGGGTCTTCTTCAGACTTCAGGCTCTTCAAACAAGTGTGCACAAGcaacagtaaaagaaagcacaGGTAGGCTTATCTGATCATCAGCTGGTTCAACAATTGGAAGATCGAACCACCTTGCTAACCCAATTCCCATCTGACACACATCTAAACTACATACAAACCAATTGACACACATTTAGATAGAAAACTAGGTCCTACCCACAAACATAGTCCCAACAGAAAACAacacatcaaaaacacatacaatcaCCCCCCACAgacatataaacaaacaaacaaaagcagactgaaaacaacacaaaaaaaaactaaattattTCAATAGAGGAAAAAGGGATGACGTTCAGGTCAGACAGAACTACAAAAAAGGCTTAAAGGTCAAAGTCTAAGTTAAGAACCCTAGGTGATAATGTGTTAAGAATAAAAATGTAATATGCTTCTCTTTTTAAAAGAATGTTATTGATATCACCTGTTCAGTGCCAAAGTGGGTTATGACTGAATGTGTTGAAATGTAAAGCTTTTGATCATTAGTGCGAATACTGCTCCTGTGCTCTGAAATTCTTGTTTTTAAACACCATGTGGTTTTTCCTATATATGCTAAGCCACAGGGACACTTGAGCATATAAATAACATTTCTGGTGGTTCAAGAAATAGTGCCTTTTCTGTCAATTTCTTTTGCCAGAATGTGGATGGGTGAAAAAATTACAAAAatgtctactgtttttttttatttaggtggtccgtgattttttttttgttattggttaagtggttcttggtctgaaaaaaaaaagaaacgctGTTATACACTGAACATTTTCTCACCCATTAATTTCTAATAGCCAGTCATTTTTGACTGggaatacacatgggtgttcttaagttaaataaaacactcaaattgttatgaaaatgatcaaattttgttttgtgtgttaagATGCCCTGTGTtgaagaagccctatgcaggtctggttattccttcgctgttttaTTACGCACCTGTGATACCCACCCCGCATACACAGGTAATTGTAATTAGTTGTGATCCTGACCTGACCACAACTACATCAACTGAAATGCAAAATAACCCCTATTAAGCCTAGTAACCTGTTTTCAATCAATTACAAATGATTCCACCATTGTGAAATATTTTAAAATGGTATAGAAATATAATATCTCCCAGGCCCATAAACAGAAAGGTGACCTTGTCTGGGAAGACTTCATCAATCTCATCGTGGAGCTTCTTCAGGGTATCTGGGTTTGTGGCCAAATTGTAGAACAGGAAATTCATAGTGGAACTGCTGGTCTCGTAGGCGCCAAAGATAAAGATCATCGCTTGAGACAGAATCTCGTGATCACTCAGTCCTAGATGAAAGACATACAGCAGATTGTAGTGAGCTGAGTAACAGCTGTGCACCCATATGCAACagttttatttaataaataagaTCAAACTGACaacctttttatttatttatttggttgaTAGGGACAACGCTCATAAATTGACTGACAGGATGCTATAAATAATAAGGAGTTAGCTGTGTGTGTTAAGTTTAATCCGTTGTTCAATCGCCGGTTCAAATTTTTGCAAGTTACACATTTTAGACCTGCTCAAAGGTtcttgaaaataaattaactgtAAGCACTTGGATAACAGAGATTAAACATGTCTGTAGTCATAGAAGATGTGgggagtattttttttatttcttttacaTTTAGGGAAGTGCCTTTGGACAAACTGTATTCTCTTATAGAGCATCTCaaacctagcctagaaatctagacgcaccctagcggcagcaaatttaatttaaCTAGAgtttaataacacatgtatATACTCGAAAACTTAACTAcaggttaataacacatgtataCCGAGTTTGTCCGTTCTCTGGGATACGTATTCATGCTAATGCTAAAACAGTCACGTGACAGTTCAGCTCGCGTTGCTCCAGTGCAACGTCGTGCAACTGAATTGTcctttaagctttttttaagttggcaaaagtttgaactagccaactagctccgctggtgggaaaacgcatgggactcatgagttgtagcgctatcctattgcgtgcagagggaatttgaaagacaaccgattatcccgcccctcggactgagcactgcgaatggtgagtccccataccctacattttaatgtcgTCAGGCTCTCAaacctagcctggcgggccatcctatatcattgaaatgtatagtctggaatcgacccattcacctcgcttaatccaaggggcgggcagagaattgtctttcaaactgcctaggcatgcaataggccagcgctacgaccatatccgtatccggtcggcaaaacggca from Alosa sapidissima isolate fAloSap1 chromosome 9, fAloSap1.pri, whole genome shotgun sequence includes these protein-coding regions:
- the LOC121718301 gene encoding cytochrome P450 3A27-like isoform X1 — protein: MLSYLSFLSTQTWTLLLLFLGLFLVYGYWPYGVFKKLGIPGPKPVLFFGNMLNYRKGFHYFDLECFRAYGRMWGIFEGRQPILCIMDTDLIKTVLVKECYSYFTNRRTFGLDGELHDSVFTAKDEDWRRIRSVLSPSFTSGRLKEMFGIMKKHSHTLVNSMKKDADLGRPSDTKEYFGAYSMDVVTSAAFSVDIDSLSNPKDPFVFYIKKMVKIDFLSPHFLIAGFFPFMAPILEKMGFTFVPPSVTDFFFAVMKNIRSEKQGNSDTKRVDFLQLMIDSQTPKKDDNGIGGESYKGLNDHEILSQSMLFILAGYETSSTTLDFLFYNLATNPDALKQLHDEIDEVFPDTAEVQYEALMQMEYLDCVINETLRLYPPAARIDRICKKTVDVGGVIIPKGTAVMVPNFVLQRDPELWTDPERFKPERFSKENKESIDPYSYMPFGLGPRNCLGMRFALVSMKLAIVELLQRFTISTCAETEIPLELETVGFMAPKRPIKLQLAARSPVAQLNPRG
- the LOC121718301 gene encoding cytochrome P450 3A27-like isoform X2, translated to METWTLLLLFLGLFLVYGYWPYGVFKKLGIPGPKPVLFFGNMLNYRKGFHYFDLECFRAYGRMWGIFEGRQPILCIMDTDLIKTVLVKECYSYFTNRRTFGLDGELHDSVFTAKDEDWRRIRSVLSPSFTSGRLKEMFGIMKKHSHTLVNSMKKDADLGRPSDTKEYFGAYSMDVVTSAAFSVDIDSLSNPKDPFVFYIKKMVKIDFLSPHFLIAGFFPFMAPILEKMGFTFVPPSVTDFFFAVMKNIRSEKQGNSDTKRVDFLQLMIDSQTPKKDDNGIGGESYKGLNDHEILSQSMLFILAGYETSSTTLDFLFYNLATNPDALKQLHDEIDEVFPDTAEVQYEALMQMEYLDCVINETLRLYPPAARIDRICKKTVDVGGVIIPKGTAVMVPNFVLQRDPELWTDPERFKPERFSKENKESIDPYSYMPFGLGPRNCLGMRFALVSMKLAIVELLQRFTISTCAETEIPLELETVGFMAPKRPIKLQLAARSPVAQLNPRG